One Owenweeksia hongkongensis DSM 17368 genomic region harbors:
- a CDS encoding T9SS type A sorting domain-containing protein: protein MRTTLLFILSLFVIGASAQLNGTYTVGSAPSDFATLNDARDSIYFGGTSGPVTLLIKPGAYTTPMMWGSINPADTITIESQSGDTSNTSLVFSMIYECENIKIKNLKLIPVTNTNTVYTDKGSAIERCKNIIIDSCLIVGKLQRYHNIGFTISDCYGGLQISNNTFQRLKMGVVFSAYSYYNSKYHMGTKVISGNHFINIETALKFGGYFTDTTIIAHNRIDGGEVGIQMYYVSNSNRLELRSGLMLIDGNLITNPSIKAIFLDFMVLNAGNVVLRNNMLSGGYEHNHTFSTPGQSFVVSYVRTLEINATENVDLYNNSIWGGLVFANLGANTRIKNNAFYSDKQTIILYDIIPYIFENNSFFTPHGSDSIGFSTSNQQYLHFSDFSIYKYHVWKNPNFISQTDLHACSDALVGAGRNTGTLFDFDGESRSVTSPDIGADEFKNSNIAPCAFYAQTCTDSSSTLTFTDSSPRSTSSFWKFSDGTSYTSKSFSKTFSGQGTHTFKLISSNSYGRDSLESTVDFSSVVQQTISVQQNQVSIDTGYFYYQWYRDTIAISGATKYFYQASTPGHYGVQYENEFGCLVWAKNTPFLTQPELSLTQPRNIQLYPNPASSVVNLSSKDKSIKNVEVIDLYGKTLSHTELNAKTGLITVEDLPKGIYIFRVWLKDQNYPHDLKVEIL from the coding sequence ATGAGGACAACTTTACTTTTTATTCTTTCACTCTTTGTGATAGGAGCGTCTGCTCAATTAAACGGAACATATACCGTGGGATCAGCTCCATCGGATTTTGCCACTCTTAATGATGCTCGCGACAGTATTTATTTTGGTGGCACCTCTGGCCCAGTAACTCTCCTTATTAAACCAGGTGCCTATACTACTCCAATGATGTGGGGCAGCATAAATCCGGCAGATACAATAACGATTGAATCTCAGAGTGGTGACACCTCCAATACATCCTTGGTGTTTTCGATGATTTATGAATGTGAAAACATAAAAATTAAAAACCTGAAGCTTATACCCGTTACCAATACTAATACTGTATATACTGACAAGGGAAGTGCCATTGAAAGATGTAAAAACATTATTATTGATAGTTGTCTTATTGTTGGTAAGCTTCAGAGGTATCACAACATAGGGTTTACCATTAGTGACTGCTACGGAGGCTTACAGATTTCCAACAATACTTTTCAGAGACTAAAGATGGGGGTGGTATTCTCAGCATACTCCTATTACAATTCTAAATATCACATGGGCACCAAAGTCATTAGTGGCAATCACTTTATTAATATAGAAACTGCACTAAAGTTTGGTGGCTACTTTACGGACACTACAATCATTGCTCACAATCGAATTGATGGTGGCGAAGTTGGAATACAGATGTATTATGTCAGCAACTCAAACCGCTTGGAACTCCGCAGCGGCCTAATGCTTATTGATGGAAACCTTATAACTAACCCCTCTATCAAAGCTATCTTTCTAGATTTCATGGTACTCAATGCAGGAAATGTGGTTTTAAGAAATAACATGCTCTCCGGAGGTTATGAGCATAATCATACTTTTAGTACTCCCGGACAATCGTTCGTGGTTTCTTACGTCAGAACCTTAGAAATAAACGCCACAGAAAACGTAGACCTTTACAACAATAGCATTTGGGGAGGACTGGTATTTGCAAATTTAGGAGCCAATACACGTATAAAAAACAATGCCTTTTATAGTGATAAACAAACTATAATACTATATGATATCATCCCTTACATTTTTGAAAACAACTCCTTTTTTACTCCACACGGATCAGATTCGATCGGTTTTTCGACCAGCAACCAACAGTATCTGCATTTCTCTGATTTCTCCATTTATAAATACCATGTTTGGAAGAACCCTAACTTTATTTCTCAAACAGATCTGCACGCTTGCTCAGATGCGCTAGTAGGGGCCGGGAGAAATACCGGAACCCTATTCGATTTTGATGGCGAATCTCGATCCGTCACCTCGCCCGATATTGGGGCGGATGAATTTAAAAACTCAAACATAGCACCTTGTGCATTTTATGCACAGACCTGCACAGACTCTAGCTCCACCCTTACCTTTACTGACAGCAGCCCTAGGTCTACCTCTTCCTTTTGGAAGTTTAGTGACGGCACTAGTTACACAAGCAAATCTTTCTCTAAAACGTTTTCCGGTCAAGGAACGCATACATTTAAGCTAATAAGCTCTAATAGCTATGGCAGAGACTCGCTTGAAAGTACAGTTGATTTTTCCAGCGTTGTGCAACAAACTATTTCTGTGCAACAAAACCAAGTTTCAATAGACACTGGATATTTTTATTATCAGTGGTATCGAGATACCATTGCAATTTCTGGGGCAACCAAGTACTTCTACCAGGCAAGTACACCTGGCCATTATGGCGTTCAATATGAAAACGAATTTGGCTGTCTGGTATGGGCTAAAAACACACCATTCCTCACACAACCTGAATTATCGCTAACCCAACCGCGGAACATACAACTATACCCTAACCCAGCGTCCTCGGTAGTAAACCTTTCGTCCAAAGACAAAAGCATAAAGAATGTTGAAGTTATAGACCTTTATGGTAAGACTTTGAGCCATACAGAACTTAACGCTAAAACAGGTTTAATTACAGTTGAAGACCTTCCTAAAGGTATCTACATCTTTAGAGTTTGGCTAAAGGATCAAAACTACCCTCATGATCTTAAAGTTGAAATTTTATGA